One Onthophagus taurus isolate NC chromosome 11, IU_Otau_3.0, whole genome shotgun sequence genomic window carries:
- the LOC111418087 gene encoding integrator complex subunit 6-A, which translates to MTIIVFLIDTSASMLQRTYVGGRTTLLDVAKSAVETFVKMRQRSPESRIDRYMLLTFEDPPNNIKAGWKENLATFMNELKNLQCYSMTTMGVAVKQAFDILNINRMTSGIDTYGQGRCPFFLETSVIVLITDGGKLSNINGVHEEFNLPMNNTLPGYELTREPFRWDQRLFSLVLRLSGTPAIERDTGLVPSDSSPIDAMCEVTGGRSYCITSHRMLNQCIDSLVQKVQNGVVINFEKIGPDPPLTVNEKGDEIKDEFVKDDFAQELPNVNERAIQNTSWYTCRKMIYVPRSTQKGYPVGFWPLPESFWPDSTGSMLPPRTAHPNVKFTCTSSDPMVIENLPFDKYELEPSPLTQFILARKQPTICWQVFVANSYKNSDVGHPFGYLKASTNLNCVNLFVMPYNYPVLLPLLDELFKVHRCKPTNDWRNQFQNYLRTLPVYYATPLRRALTRMGAPVALASSLVPENADNCLSYSVMNYLKKMKNQAKNEYDRLCNEIIQRQSSMPSKAIFNTPEQFRILPKVTLKKDLISHPLLVDKFSNLKEQLMEQGNLFVGALDKERHTVSFRNAFDIPRNRLMQQVARMRNNFLQSDYVALDQDSAHSLPISQMGNYQEYLKKQTPQLREIESAPVRQHMFGNPFKIDKRMMVDEADIDLVGAPGTNKSNKRPNTDLTANNRPSKRKPGPLPRDLVVRRPSATDSLTPPQSPLIPFAPSPVPWLNAIDKEIINIEEKPNLSTVVAVNGLDSNVILERPRSPSPTLDVPFYNSSEPFTPIRPSLNQHTYSSVENNHQNDNTYSMNYDSDISQILKEANNINNSVIKERTEEVKPQNISFDTKQEIDEQNLQIRKTLNMLVRRPGRNFKELFENIKTLKGDTQVQVAIVKLVIQESLRFKRRHLANLLEEHIQNSARHLGVHHHHHHLHNPNST; encoded by the exons ATGACGATAATTGTATTTCTTATTGACACGTCGGCTTCGATGCTTCAAAG GACATACGTTGGCGGTCGTACTACGCTACTGGACGTTGCTAAATCAGCGGTTGAAACGTTTGTTAAAATGAGACAGAGAAGTCCCGAAAGTAGGATTGATCGTTATATGTTACTTACTTTTGAGGATCCACCTAATAATATTAAAGCTg gTTGGAAAGAAAATTTAGCAACTTTTATGAATGAATTAAAGAATTTACAATGTTATTCAATGACAACAATGGGTGTTGCAGTGAAACAAGcctttgatattttaaatataaatcgaATGACTTCCGGAATAGATACATACGGTCAAGGAAGATGCCCTTTTTTCTTAGAAACTTCCGTTATCGTTTTAATAACGGACGGTGGAAAGTTATCAAATATTAATGGGGTTCACGAAGAGTTTAATTTACCAATGAACAATACTCTACCGGGATACGAATTAACGAGAGAGCCGTTTCGATGGGACCAAAGACTGTTTTCATTAGTCTTAAGATTATCAGGAACTCCTGCTATAGAAAGAGACACCGGTTTAGTTCCAAGCGATAGTAGCCCAATAGATGCAATGTGTGAAGTAACAGGGGGTAGATCTTATTGCATAACATCTCATAGAATGTTAAATCAATGCATAGATAGCTTGGTACAAAAAGTACAGAATGGTGTTGTAataaactttgaaaaaatcgGTCCAGATCCTCCATTAACGGTTAACGAAAAAGGTGATGAAATCAAGGACGAATTCGTCAAAGACGATTTCGCACAAGAATTACCAAACGTAAACGAACGCGCTATACAAAACACATCATGGTATACATgtagaaaaatgatttatgttcCAAGAAGCACACAAAAAGGATATCCAGTGGGTTTTTGGCCGCTTCCGGAATCTTTTTGGCCTGACTCGACCGGTTCGATGTTACCACCTCGTACGGCACATCCTAATGTTAAATTTACATGCACTAGTTCAGATCCCAtggttattgaaaatttaccttttgaTAAATACGAATTGGAACCATCACCTTTAACACAATTTATATTAGCAAGGAAACAACCTACAATTTGTTGGCAG gtTTTTGTTGCAAACAGTTATAAAAACTCGGACGTTGGTCATCCATTTGGATATTTAAAAGCAAGCACGAACTTAAACTGTGTTAATCTCTTTGTGATGCCTTATAATTATCCTGTTCTACTGCCCTTACTAGATGAATTATTTAag GTCCACAGATGTAAACCAACAAACGATTGgaggaatcaatttcaaaactATTTAAGAACTTTGCCTGTGTATTATGCCACACCATTACGAAGAGCTTTAACTAGAATGG gAGCTCCGGTTGCTTTAGCTTCATCATTAGTACCAGAAAATGCCGATAACTGCCTTAGTTATTCCGTAATGAACTACTTAAAGAAGATGAAAAATCAAGCAAAAAATGAATACGATAGATTGTGTAATGAAATTATACAAAGACAAAGCTCT atgCCATCAAAGGCGATTTTTAATACGCCAGAACAGTTTCGAATCCTTCCAAaagtaacactaaaaaaagaTCTTATCAGTCACCCGCTTTTAGTCGATAAATTCTCGAATTTAAAAGAACAGCTCATGGAACAAGGCAATTTATTTGTTGGGGCTCTAGATAAAGAGCGTCACACCGTTAGTTTTCGGAACGCTTTTGATATTCCTCGAAATCGATTGATGCAACAGGTTGCAAGAATGCGAAACAATTTCCTTCAATCCGACTACGTAGCTTTAGACCAGGATAGTGCCCATTCACTTCCGATTTCGCAAATGGGAAATTATCAAGAGTATCTTAAAAAGCAAACTCCTCAATTACGCGAAATTGAATCAGCCCCAGTTAGGCAGCATATGTTTGGGAatccatttaaaattgataaacgAATGATG gttGATGAAGCCGACATAGATTTAGTGGGTGCTCCCGGtacaaataaatcaaataagCGACCTAACACTGATCTAACCGCAAATAATCGACCAAGTAAAAGAAAACCAGGTCCTTTACCAAGAGATTTAGTGGTGAGACGTCCGAGTGCAACTGATAGTTTAACACCACCTCAAAGCCCTTTGATTCCTTTTGCGCCTTCTCCAGTGCCTTG gttaaatgcaattgataaagaaataattaacataGAAGAAAAACCAAACCTATCAACAGTAGTGGCTGTTAATGGGCTCGATTCAAACGTGATCTTAGAAAGACCTCGGTCACCTTCCCCGACGTTAGACGTACCATTTTACAATTCTTCTGAGCCGTTTACACCCATAAGACCATCGTTAAATCAACATACTTATTCCTCGGTGGAAAATAATCACCAAAACGATAACACATATTCAATGAATTACGATTCGGATATCTCACAAATACTTAAAGAGGccaataatataaataattccgttataaaagaaagaacaGAAGAAGTAAAACCACAAAAT ATATCTTTTGATACAAAGCAAGAAATCGATGAGCAAAATCTTCAaataagaaaaacattaaatatgtTGGTGAGAAGACCCGGGCGaaattttaaagaacttttcgaaaatataaaaacgttaaaagGTGACACTCAAGTACAAGTGGCGATTGTAAAATTAGTGATACAAGAATCGTTAAGGTTTAAAAGGAGACATTTGGCGAATTTATTAGAAGAGCACATCCAGA ACTCTGCGAGACACCTCGGGGTCCACCACCATCACCACCACCTCCACAATCCCAACTCGACGTAA